One segment of Triticum aestivum cultivar Chinese Spring chromosome 2A, IWGSC CS RefSeq v2.1, whole genome shotgun sequence DNA contains the following:
- the LOC123184293 gene encoding zealexin A1 synthase, which translates to MEGWITLCLIVLSTLVALWFSGCSRRSKKNRPPGPWTLPVIGNLHQILRALPHRALTDLGRRHGPVMLLKLGEIPTVVVSSAEVVAQVFKANDIALSNHSTSRLQDIVGFGGKGIHFALYGDHWRQMRKVCITELLTSKQVKRMEGVRAEEVGNLLRSINIAIAAGATINISDKVVALSNHVVTRAVFGGKVARQEEYLDEIDKLMDLIGGFCLVDLFPSSRLVQWFSTAERRTKTICDHIHNIITDILEERKVARASGNDGSSNNDDMLDVLLRLLEEDSLAYPLTTEIIVTILFDMFGGATETTGTTLVWAMSELVRHPNVMANAQLEVRDLLGEGRAIIGNSDLAELHYLPMVIKEVLRLHPPGPLIPRRTREDCNIMGYDIPKDTNIFINTFATSRDPQYWDSPEVFNPERFANKNIDYNGTCFEFTPFGGGRRKCPGVGFASSILEITLANFLYHFDWTLPGGASSASLDMSEKFGVTVRKRSDLWLKAIPHARSKATHI; encoded by the exons ATGGAGGGATGGATAACATTATGTTTAATAGTCCTATCCACGTTAGTAGCCCTTTGGTTTTCTGGATGCAGTAGACGGTCCAAGAAGAACCGGCCTCCTGGGCCATGGACTCTCCCAGTCATCGGTAATCTCCACCAGATCCTGAGAGCCCTCCCACACCGCGCCCTTACTGATCTGGGTCGCCGGCATGGGCCAGTTATGCTCCTCAAGCTAGGAGAGATCCCCACCGTGGTGGTCTCCAGCGCTGAGGTGGTGGCCCAGGTGTTCAAGGCCAATGACATCGCCCTGTCGAACCATAGTACCAGCAGGTTGCAGGACATCGTGGGCTTCGGAGGTAAGGGCATCCACTTCGCCCTCTACGGTGATCACTGGCGCCAGATGCGCAAGGTATGCATCACGGAGCTCCTCACATCCAAGCAGGTGAAGCGCATGGAGGGTGTCAGGGCCGAGGAGGTAGGAAACCTCCTCCGCTCCATCAACATAGCAATAGCTGCCGGCGCTACCATCAACATCAGCGACAAGGTGGTGGCGCTCAGCAATCACGTTGTGACACGAGCAGTGTTCGGCGGCAAGGTTGCACGGCAGGAAGAGTACCTTGACGAGATCGACAAACTCATGGACCTGATAGGAGGCTTCTGCCTTGTGGACCTCTTCCCGTCGTCGCGGCTTGTGCAGTGGTTCAGCACTGCCGAGCGCCGCACAAAGACGATTTGTGATCACatccacaacatcatcaccgacatcCTTGAGGAGCGCAAGGTAGCGCGAGCATCCGGTAATGACGGCAGCAGCAACAATGACGACATGCTGGACGTGTTGCTCAGACTGCTGGAGGAGGATTCGCTGGCGTACCCTCTGACCACCGAGATTATAGTCACCATCTTGTTT GACATGTTTGGAGGTGCCACAGAGACTACAGGGACCACTTTGGTCTGGGCTATGTCGGAACTCGTAAGACATCCTAACGTTATGGCTAATGCACAGCTAGAGGTTCGAGATCTTCTAGGTGAAGGCCGAGCTATCATTGGTAACAGCGATCTTGCAGAACTCCACTACTTGCCGATGGTCATCAAGGAGGTTCTTAGATTGCATCCACCTGGTCCGTTAATCCCTCGCAGGACTAGAGAGGATTGCAATATTATGGGTTATGACATTCCCAAAGATACAAATATATTCATTAATACCTTTGCAACATCCCGGGATCCTCAATATTGGGACAGTCCTGAAGTGTTTAATCCAGAGAGGTTTGCAAACAAGAATATTGATTATAATGGGACATGTTTTGAATTCACTCCATTCGGAGGTGGGCGAAGGAAATGTCCTGGAGTAGGCTTCGCCTCATCAATTTTGGAGATTACTTTGGCAAACTTTCTGTATCACTTTGATTGGACGCTTCCCGGCGGAGCCAGCTCAGCGTCCCTTGATATGTCTGAGAAATTTGGGGTAACTGTACGTAAAAGGTCTGACCTATGGCTCAAGGCTATTCCACATGCACGCTCCAAAGCTACACATATATAG